Proteins encoded in a region of the Cydia pomonella isolate Wapato2018A chromosome 3, ilCydPomo1, whole genome shotgun sequence genome:
- the LOC133516490 gene encoding uncharacterized protein LOC133516490: MAKMKNFSLADIPEFSKKERIVVVGIIGKSPYRYPNKTTPLFSSSATEENGIECHWDERHNTLFLHAITYLDTKQLTTLAASLDENSNSTEKDADASHWLVAAGELAAEACKAMALIFHLCHIVVLSSPTPVFDLGYLQLFKAIDAYRTELAPRTSAAVSSLGGAWEAHGRSCCPRLLFHFRRAPRALARNPAGLKRLEHAVEDQLYFILRKARIITNVCAKSLFAIPKNEEFVYMSADEAPCARDVSALVRGLVRRCAGVEPVDNRPERGGLRQFIQGHVDLAFGEGFDDNVGKYAMSTSFFELPAASAWRSAAQALAPLYLESPAAEGGALHDSLATDVRFSHARCAKVLPIAQASYAEGLPAHYSSQHHAHKVSVALGVLHTMARGPVAGAAEARLRAACTAAWRSRSLCEAPSLTAHPCIHPEQSVLHPMARGPVAGAAEARLRAACTAAWRSRSLCEAPSLTAHPCIHPEHRGGRGAPAGRLHGRLALPVPVRGTLAHRAPLHTPRAVSTCASGATPHGPRSRSRGGRGAPAGRLHGRLALPVPVRAVLHPMARGPAAGAAEARLRAACTAAWRSRSLCEAPSLTAHPCIHPEHDNTKEHSSGVRYISACNCGRSKCSRDDPYTVKAANCTFYTTAAAECGVCNTLTSVAFPVFTPSTPTYRAASVKAGSQEAEPEPRASDGNSGCSGWSAGDALSPGSGDEDPGPQYLVPVRDNGEGVTRGLLGLVGGRRAVPWLRRRGPRAAVPRARPGQRTSCPSGTTVRVSHEGCSGWSAGDALSPGSGDEDPGPQYLVPVRDNGEGVTRGLLGLVGGRRAVPWLRRRGPRAAVPCARPGQRTLCPSGTTVRVSHEGCSGWSAGDALSPGSGDEDPGPQYLVPVRDNGEGVTRGLLGLVGGRRAVPWLRRRGPRAAVPCARPRQRTLCPSGTTVRVSHEGCSGWSAGNALSPGSGDEDPGPQYLVPVRDNAVRVSHEGCSGWSAGDALSPGSGDEDPGPQYLVPVRDNGEGVTRGLLGLVGGRRAVPWLRRRGARAARAGRRATRCPLAPGTRCPARSPSCPSGTTVRVSHEGCSGWSAGDALSPGSGDEEPGPQYLVPVRDNEKVITRQPSTTEYLPGMLHTASPPGLLPAFSSWSLVCLGASSLYSHSLGLPEHLQPGLLPHTNYLLPWDARVRSVNIQSLYCLLPLVSSEPLRCTRTAWACPSTCSRGCCRTPTTCCRGTPECGQSTYSPCTASCPWSPRSLFAVLAQLGPARAPAAGAAAAHQLPAAVGRQSAVSQHTVLVLPPAPGLLGASSLYSHSLGLPEHLQPGLLPHTNYLLPWDARVRMEQVSAWRAAQASARGRGKGTAPHHLTVKIFLGFEYECPRGHRFMMSSPDTVVSGGGGACGRDAGAAGARLAASDMPLHAPCLCRGSSAMLAQLMRVHVVTPKAPVHVTLDPKVQPVTGGPIFVPEPAGSEPIELSGSAYWVLRLPYIYADERGPLPRPRQASGLLLAPLLGLRE; encoded by the exons ATGGCCAAAATGAAGAACTTTTCGCTAGCAGACATACCGGAGTTCTCTAAAAAAGAGCGCATAGTAGTAGTTGGGATAATAGGCAAGTCCCCATATCGGTACCCAAATAAAACAACACCACTTTTTTCTTCATCGGCCACTGAAGAG AATGGCATTGAATGCCATTGGGATGAGCGCCACAATACACTTTTCCTCCACGCCATCACATACCTGGACACCAAGCAACTGACTACTCTCGCAGCCAGCCTCGATGAGAACTCAAACTCAACGGAAAAA GACGCCGATGCCTCCCACTGGCTGGTGGCGGCCGGAGAGCTGGCTGCGGAAGCCTGCAAGGCCATGGCGCTGATATTCCATTTGTGCCATATTGTGGTTCTGTCGTCACCTACTCCAGTGTTTGATCTTGGATATCTGCAGTTGTTTAAAGCTATTGATGCTTATAG GACCGAGCTGGCCCCTCGCACCTCTGCCGCGGTATCCTCTCTCGGCGGCGCCTGGGAGGCGCACGGGCGCTCGTGTTGCCCGCGTCTCCTCTTCCACTTCCGTAGGGCTCCACGGGCCTTGGCAAGGAACCCTGCCGGCTTGAAGCGGCTGGAACACGCGGTGGAAGACCAGTTGTATTTCATACTGAGAAAAGCACGCATTATCACGAATGTTTG TGCCAAATCCCTCTTCGCCATCCCGAAGAACGAAGAGTTCGTATACATGAGCGCGGACGAAGCACCATGCGCGCGCGACGTCAGCGCGCTAGTTCGCGGTCTCGTGCGGCGCTGCGCTGGCGTCGAACCTGTCGACAACCGACCTGAGAGAGGAGGGCTGCGGCAGTTTATCCAGGGACATGTGGACTTGGCGTTCGGAGAGGGGTTTGATGATAACGTTGGCAAATATGCGATGAGCACTTCTTTCTTTGAG CTGCCGGCGGCATCAGCGTGGCGCTCCGCGGCGCAGGCGTTAGCGCCGCTGTACCTGGAGTCCCCGGCTGCCGAGGGCGGAGCCCTACACGACTCCCTCGCTACGGATGTGCGGTTCTCGCACGCTCGATGTGCTAAG GTTCTGCCCATCGCGCAAGCATCATACGCCGAGGGTCTACCAGCGCATTACTCCAGTCAACACCACGCGCACAAG GTGAGTGTGGCGTTAGGCGTGCTACACACCATGGCCCGCGGTCCCGTAGCAGGGGCGGCCGAGGCGCGCCTGCGGGCCGCCTGCACGGCCGCCTGGCGCTCCCGGTCCCTGTGCGAGGCACCCTCGCTCACCGCGCACCCCTGCATACACCCCGAGCAGT CGGTGCTACACCCCATGGCCCGCGGTCCCGTAGCAGGGGCGGCCGAGGCGCGCCTGCGGGCCGCCTGCACGGCCGCCTGGCGCTCCCGGTCCCTGTGCGAGGCACCCTCGCTCACCGCGCACCCCTGCATACACCCCGAGCA CAGGGGCGGCCGAGGCGCGCCTGCGGGCCGCCTGCACGGCCGCCTGGCGCTCCCGGTCCCTGTGCGAGGCACCCTCGCTCACCGCGCACCCCTGCATACACCCCGAGCAGTGAGTACATGTGCTAGCGGTGCTACACCCCATGGCCCGCGGTCCCGCAGCAGGGGCGGCCGAGGCGCGCCTGCGGGCCGCCTGCACGGCCGCCTGGCGCTCCCGGTCCCTGTGCGAG CGGTGCTACACCCCATGGCCCGCGGTCCCGCAGCAGGGGCGGCCGAGGCGCGCCTGCGGGCCGCCTGCACGGCCGCCTGGCGCTCCCGGTCCCTGTGCGAGGCACCCTCGCTCACCGCGCACCCCTGCATACACCCCGAGCA tgACAACACAAAAGAGCACTCATCAGGCGTCCGTTACATCAGCGCGTGCAACTGCGGCCGCAGCAAGTGCTCCCGCGACGACCCGTACACAGTGAAAGCGGCCAACTGCACGTTCTACACCACCGCCGCGGCCGAGTGCGGAGTCTGTAACACTCTCACGTCTGTGGCGTTCCCCGTGTTCACCCCCTCCACGCCCACCTACAG ggCTGCATCAGTGAAAGCGGGTTCTCAAGAGGCGGAGCCTGAACCTCGGGCCTCCGACGGCAACTCGGGCTGTTCAGGCTGGTCGGCGGGCGACGCGCTGTCCCCTGGCTCCGGAGACGAGGACCCCGGGCCGCAGTACCTCGTGCCCGTCCGGGACAACGGTGAGGGTGTCACACGAGGGCTGCTCGGGCTGGTCGGCGGGCGACGCGCTGTCCCCTGGCTCCGGAGACGAGGACCCCGGGCCGCAGTACCTCGTGCCCGTCCGGGACAACG TACCTCGTGCCCGTCCGGGACAACGGTGAGGGTGTCACACGAGGGCTGCTCGGGCTGGTCGGCGGGCGACGCGCTGTCCCCTGGCTCCGGAGACGAGGACCCCGGGCCGCAGTACCTCGTGCCCGTCCGGGACAACGGTGAGGGTGTCACACGAGGGCTGCTCGGGCTGGTCGGCGGGCGACGCGCTGTCCCCTGGCTCCGGAGACGAGGACCCCGGGCCGCAGTACCTTGTGCCCGTCCGGGACAACG TACCTTGTGCCCGTCCGGGACAACGGTGAGGGTGTCACACGAGGGCTGCTCGGGCTGGTCGGCGGGCGACGCGCTGTCCCCTGGCTCCGGAGACGAGGACCCCGGGCCGCAGTACCTCGTGCCCGTCCGGGACAACGGTGAGGGTGTCACACGAGGGCTGCTCGGGCTGGTCGGCGGGCGACGCGCTGTCCCCTGGCTCCGGAGACGAGGACCCCGGGCCGCAGTACCTTGTGCCCGTCCGAGACAACG TACCTTGTGCCCGTCCGGGACAACGGTGAGGGTGTCACACGAGGGCTGCTCGGGCTGGTCGGCGGGCAACGCGCTGTCCCCTGGCTCCGGAGACGAGGACCCCGGGCCGCAGTACCTCGTGCCCGTCCGGGACAACG CGGTGAGGGTGTCACACGAGGGCTGCTCGGGCTGGTCGGCGGGCGACGCCCTGTCCCCTGGCTCCGGAGACGAGGACCCCGGGCCGCAGTACCTCGTGCCCGTCCGGGACAACGGTGAGGGTGTCACACGAGGGCTGCTCGGGCTGGTCGGCGGGCGACGCGCTGTCCCCTGGCTCCGGAGACGAGGAGCCCG GGCTGCTCGGGCTGGTCGGCGGGCGACGCGCTGTCCCCTGGCTCCGGGGACGAGGTGCCCGGCCCGCAGTCCCTCGTGCCCGTCCGGGACAACGGTGAGGGTGTCACACGAGGGCTGCTCGGGCTGGTCGGCGGGAGACGCGCTGTCCCCTGGCTCCGGGGACGAGGAGCCCGGCCCGCAGTACCTCGTGCCCGTCCGGGACAACG aaaaagtaaTAACTCGCCAGCCCTCAACCACGGAGTACCTGCCCGGAATGCTGCATACGGCCTCCCCCCCAGGCCTGTTACCAGCCTTCTCCTCCTGGTCCCTGGTCTGCCTCGGAGCCTCCTCGTTGTACTCGCACAGCCTGGGCCTGCCCGAGCACCTGCAGCCGGGGCTGCTGCCGCACACCAACTACCTGCTGCCGTGGGACGCCAGAGTGCGGTCAGTCAACATACAGTCCTTGTACTGCCTCCTGCCCCTGGTCTCCTCGGAGCCTCTTCGCTGTACTCGCACAGCCTGGGCCTGCCCGAGCACCTGCAGCCGGGGCTGCTGCCGCACACCAACTACCTGCTGCCGTGGGACGCCAGAGTGCGGTCAGTCAACATACAGTCCTTGTACTGCCTCCTGCCCCTGGTCTCCTCGGAGCCTCTTCGCTGTACTCGCACAGCTTGGGCCTGCCCGAGCACCTGCAGCCGGGGCTGCTGCCGCACACCAACTACCTGCTGCCGTGGGACGCCAGAGTGCGGTCAGTCAACATACAGTCCTTGTACTGCCTCCTGCCCCTGGTCTCCTCGGAGCCTCTTCGCTGTACTCGCACAGCCTGGGCCTGCCCGAGCACCTGCAGCCGGGGCTGCTGCCGCACACCAACTACCTGCTGCCGTGGGACGCCAGAGTGCG TATGGAGCAAGTAAGCGCATGGCGAGCTGCACAAGCGTCCGCACGCGGGCGCGGAAAAGGCACCGCACCGCACCACCTCACCGTCAAGATATTTCTGGGTTTTGAATATGAGTGTCCACGTGGGCACAG GTTCATGATGTCCTCCCCCGACACGGTGgtgagcggcggcggcggcgcgtgcGGGCGCGACGCCGGCGCCGCGGGCGCGCGCCTGGCCGCCTCCGACATGCCGCTGCACGCGCCCTGCCTGTGCAGGGGCTCCAGCGCCATGCTGGCCCAGCTGATGAGGGTGCACGTGGTCACTCCCAAGGCACCCGTTCATGTCACTTTGGACCCTAAG GTCCAACCAGTGACGGGCGGGCCGATCTTCGTCCCCGAACCAGCCGGCTCCGAGCCCATCGAACTCTCGGGCTCCGCCTACTGGGTGCTCCGCCTCCCCTACATATACGCTGACGAGCGCGGTCCTCTGCCCCGGCCTCGGCAGGCCTCGGGGCTGCTGCTGGCGCCGCTGCTGGGCCTGAGAGAGTAG